aatttgataTGTCCATGATTCATCCTCCTAAAGTTCAATTATCAGAATTATCAATTTTTAACAAAAAGCCGATTCAATCAGATGATTGGCTCATGCCAGTGGAGTCAGCAAGTGAGAGGAGAAAAGGAAGACTAGAAAAGAAGTACTAAATTGATACCTTTTACGAGACTGCATTTCCTGTAAAGTAGCACGATGATTAACACCCTGCAGATAATGTAGATACATGAGGCTTCAGGAAAATATCTACAAACACTTAGCATCTAAAAAATGAAACTGTCAGCTTTTTTGGGGATAGAACAAGTACCTTTGGAGGAGGGATGACAGGAGTTCCACATTTTTGGTTAGCAACTGGTACTCTGCTTGCAATTGTCTGTAAATGTCAAACCATGAATTCGGAAAAAACCTTCCAGGCCACATATAGCAGTATAAAAGATAGAGTTGCGCACTTATTGACTTCATTAGTTGAACACAAAATGTTTTCATGCCTGTATTTCTTTCGTGAAAGTCTTCATGAGATCTTTTTGAAATTTCAGCATAGAAGCCTGAATCTTTTCTGGCAAAGCTGAAACTGTTGAAGATATTTCCCTTGAACTCTCTCGAAAAATGTTCTGTGAAAACTGCCCAGACAAAGCTTTGAAGCCCCCattcaaacttgatttgatATCTTCCTGTCCCTTGTTCTGGTTGTCCAATGGATTAGAAGACGAAGTTCACCGACATATGAGACACacattttattcaaataaaaatgCTTGAAGGACTGGATGTATTATCTGATACCATTAACTGAAGCAGATCATCATGAACTGCCATCTTCTGCCGAATGCTTTCCACTGCAAAAGAGATCAGAGAAAATAATGACAAACTAGCTTTTGCACAAGTTTCAATTTCTGAATGCCTTTTCACTTCCCAATACTTAGAAGTATATATGCCCAAATTGTTTAATGTTCATAAAATACTGAAGCTTGATTGTGCAGGTTGATAACATATTTCTTGAAATATGTGCAATAGCTATTAGCAAGAAGCTGCCTGGTCTGGACCACAAGCAAATTGCAAAATACTTTTAAGTGATTCGGTTCATCAAAACTGCCGAAGCTGGCAGGTGTTGCATGCATGAGCCTTTgaaatttcacaaatatttataTCAAATGCATAATGTTTTAGCTAAATTTTTACTGCTCTTTGTTCTAGTACTTTGCCAACAAAAATTGAATACTTACCCTCAAGCACTAATTCTTTTGTTCCTTTGTTGACTTGCATGATGTCACTCTGAACAGAATCCAAGATCATTCCAAACCTGCTTAACGAAGTTTCCATCATTCCTATCCTATGTTCAAGTTCTTCATTGATCTGGCCTGCTCAAGCAAGTAAACTACTGGAAACTTAGAAGAAAACCTTGTATATCCTAGAAAACAAGCTTGTTTAAACAACTTGCAATACAAAGTTACATTCTTGTATCCAATTGAAAGTCCAAGGGGGAAGTCAGAATCTTCAAAACAAAGTTGTTCATTCAAACTACAAAGTTGATGACACTATTTAGCTGATAATTGTAAACTTACACTTGTGTTCAGGAAGGGACCATTTGCGCATTTGATTGGCAGAAGATCTAGAAATTTGCATTTGACTCTCTTCCCTTGGGCAATTGATAGGAGCCAAGAAAGAATTCCTCTTTGCAGAAGTCTCCCTTTCTTGTGAACTCAATCTCTAAGGTATTTTGGTAACATGCAAATGAAAATTCTGGTTCAATGTAAAGTGATACTAACACCAAATAGATTATTTATATGGCAATTGCAGTTCCCTTTCTATTACTTCCTTCTTTATTTCcgcttatttaaaaattttaattaatgaaAGTGGACAACATTCATTGAGTTCAAAAAGAGTAGCTCTATCCATGCATGACAACAACATCCATAAAAGTTGCATGCTTTTACAAGTATACCAAACAAGAACTCTGATGATTGCAATTCTTTTGACAACAAACTTTTCGCATTATCTTCTTCTGTAAGTAGTTAAATGCACCATACTTttgcaaaggaaaaaaaaaaattaacgaCACTTAAGGGCTACTTCGGCGTGCTTCTAATAGTTTGCCTATTCTAAAGCTACCACTGTCATCCACTTGCGATATTATACCTAGTTGATTCAGACAAACACCTCAAGTTTCTACTTTCATATAGTTCAAAGGCAATCCTTTCAAAAATAGAATTAATACAGAATTTATTCCAGTTTATCTTTTCCGAACCAGTTTCACTATACTAATAATCCAAACTAGTAAAATAAATTAGAATATAGAAATAATTATCAGTTACTTGCCACAGAAAGCAGCTGCATTACTGAAATCTACTACATACTAGTTCAAACTCTGctgaaaattaataaaatattctGAATGAAATAAAACAGGACTGTACTTGATCTCCTACGCTTATTTTGCCACTGCTTAATCTTTACTTTCTTTTGAACAAACTTTTGATTATATATCTGCTGAGCTCCATTTAtgtttagagagagagagagagattttacTTGCTCGTGAGTGATGACGTCTTCGAGAGAGTTCTGAGATATCTGAGAGAAGAGGCCATGCTGAGATGAAACTCCTTGAGAAAACGCCGACTGCTGGGAAATCGGTGCTTGTGATCGGAACTGCAACACCGTTGCCGACGCTTGGCTTTTTCCAAAAATCGAAGTCTCTGCTCCAGTCGCAACCGCACTCGGTCTCCTTCTCACATCATcacaaatatcaaaaaaaaaatcaaaaagaaaaaacacacacacagagacaATAAATTAACTGagctaaaaattgaaaaacaaaaatacaagtGCGTATGGAACAAAATGATGGTAGAATTGAACCTGGAATGAGGAGGAAGAACGGAGATGGAGCTGAGATCGGAGGCTTTGTTGATTTTTAGCTTCATTTGTCGGAAAAACCTTAAGGTTCAGACTTCAACTTCGATATTCTGCTAGAAATTTATCAGCGAGTGAGAGAAACCCTAAGGAATTAAAATTGAATCAATCGAAGAAACATGGAGGAAGTAGCAAGGTTTCAAACTGCGGATGGAAATCCGTGCTGAAGCAACGGCACTGACTACTTATATACTGGAACTTTGGGCGCGATTCCTAATCTGACGGCAGTTTAAACGAGAAAGCGTTGTGTGATTCCCACGTCTTCTTAAGTACTCTGGGCTTCATCGCACGACTGTGGCTTTCTCTTCTATTAGTAATTTGGGTTCGTTTGGGAGTGGATGATTTGGAGAGAAAAGAaggggaaagaagagaaagtgaaCATTTCCTTCGTTTGTTAGTTTTTattaggaaagaaaagaagagaaatggaAGGATTTAAGAGGATAAATAGTAAGGGGGCGCTTGGTTCAAGCCTAGGAATTGGAATTGTAATTGGAATCATACAAAAAAACTTAGTATGGGTTTTGGACAAAGATATAATTACAAATGGGGGTGCTTGGTAAATATTGGTAAGGAATGGGTATCAAATTTAATAATCAATTTTTtacctttaatttcttttttcttttcatatctTTTTTCTTCCTCGTTCAAATGCTTATCCCGCATACCCATCCAccatatatatattcatatataaatattaaatttctgtttaaaatatatttataaatatttataaatatatttatttatataaatttataaatatatttatttcaattttgttttataatatgtatattatatatataaattattaatatgtatatttcaattatgtatattatatatattatatcaattgaaataaataatatatatttatatataaatatttttgtttaaaatatatttatatatatttatatttatataaatatataaatatattttttaaataaatttatataaatatatttatttcaattaatatttatattttattatatataaattatattaatattaatatgtgtatttcaattatgtatattaatatgtatatgtctattagatatattatatcaattgaaataaataaatatatatttatatatatttataaatatatataaatatatatttcaatttttttataatatgtatattaatatatatttatatatgtatattaaatatatattaatatacatattataaaataaaattgaaataaaaaatattatatatataaataaataaatattaatatatagaaACAGAGCctgtatatatttttaaaaaatcccaaaaataatttttttttaaagattttggaATCAAATGTGGGATTCATCAAAACCCTCCAATCTACTTGGGTATTGAGAGTGGCTGATTTTTCACGAATCATTCTAAGATTTTAAAACCTATACCCATTAGGCAAGCAACAATTTTGGGGTTCAATCCAATTCTTGATTCCTGTACCCTCCAACCAAGCACCCCCTAAGTAAAAGTTTTCCTCCCAAAttggagagaaagttggaggaagcttatgaaaattttttaaaatacctattttatccttaaaaatatcttgaacaaatatttaatgacttttatatccaaaatcattctactaattctcaaaactcccaaacaacaCAACAATCACTTCTCTTCTCTCATAACTTaagttttctcttcttctcttttctatcctaaactcccaaacttagCCAAGCACGACTGGAGTCTTTTTTCCTCTTGCCCTTCCCAAGgcatcctttctttcttttctttttccccttaaaAGTATATTATTCCCGTgcttgttaaaaagaaaaaacaaaaaaaagaactttTAAGGCCTCCTCCCCCCGGGCgcccaaaagaaaaagacaaaattgcTCATGCCTCATGGGATTGAAGTTGTACTTTCGATCAAAGGATAAATTGGTTTCGACGGG
This portion of the Coffea arabica cultivar ET-39 chromosome 2e, Coffea Arabica ET-39 HiFi, whole genome shotgun sequence genome encodes:
- the LOC113733188 gene encoding putative recombination initiation defects 3; the encoded protein is MKLKINKASDLSSISVLPPHSRRPSAVATGAETSIFGKSQASATVLQFRSQAPISQQSAFSQGVSSQHGLFSQISQNSLEDVITHEQRLSSQERETSAKRNSFLAPINCPREESQMQISRSSANQMRKWSLPEHKCQINEELEHRIGMMETSLSRFGMILDSVQSDIMQVNKGTKELVLEVESIRQKMAVHDDLLQLMNKGQEDIKSSLNGGFKALSGQFSQNIFRESSREISSTVSALPEKIQASMLKFQKDLMKTFTKEIQTIASRVPVANQKCGTPVIPPPKGVNHRATLQEMQSRKSAQLHPKVSQEILVPKTECGGWKSVKHQEAPFKDRNPNKSSHQGGIPSIKQERKCKVVVESDEDTDGGIFCLFKEMQTGNNSTQEANEETERILRKARRQKRKRCNPIVID